The sequence GCCTGTCCGTTCGTCTGTTCCGTCATCCATTGCTTGAACGTCACGGTTTCTGCTTCTTTGACGTATGTACGGATGACGACGTTATCAAGGTAGTCGATTCCTTGCAACAAATAAGGCGATTGGCGGATTTCGTTTTCGATTTTCCCTAGCCAAGTGTAATCAATGGTTGTATGGACGAGGCGCATGAGTGTCCGTTCGACGATGCCAACTGCATTTAAGCCTTCGCTAACGGCGCCGCCATAGGCGCGGATGAGGCCGCCAGCGCCAAGCTTAATGCCGCCAAAATACCTAGTCACAACGACCGCTGTATCTTTTAGGTTCCGCTTTTTTAGTACTTCAAGCATAGGAACGCCAGCAGTGCCGCTTGGTTCTCCATCATCATTTGCTTTTTGGATTAAATTCTGTTCGCCGATCAAGTAAGCCGAACAGTTATGAGTTGCCTGCCAATGCTGCTTTTTGATGCTTTCGATGAAAGCGAGCGCTTTTTCTTCGGTTTCAGCCCGGCTAAAATGGGCAATAAAGCGTGATTTTTGGATAATGATTTCATGTTCTCCAGCTTGTTTAACTGTATAATAGTTTGGCAGCATAACGGCCCTCCATTAACAAGATGTTTATTTTCACAGTTTTACATATTCGCGAAACGACGGTGTAACACATGTCTGTTACTATAATCGGTATTCTCAGGTCCTATTAAAAAAGGAGGAGAGGTTTCGCTATGAATGGTCTTACGGTAGGACAAAAATCGTGTAAGATAAGGATAGCGGAAAGCGAATTAAAAATAAAGGCATTACACATGCGACAGTTTTTTGACTAGTTCCGTAAGTGATTGAAAAAGCGAGGAGTATTCATGACAGACGTAACGATGCTTGATCATATAATTACGCAAACGCTTGACTCAGTTGGGACGAGTCGCGAAAAAATCTTTGAAATCGGTGAACGCTCCCGCAATGAGTATGAATACTTGAAAAAGGAATTAGATCAAGTCAAAGTTAAATTAACACACGTTATTAATGATGTCGACGAAACCGTGTTAAAAACAAAACACGCACGAAACCGGTTAGCCAAAGTAAGCAAGGAATTCAATCGGTACACAAGTGAGGAAGTCCGTACAGCGTACGAACAAGCCAGCGATTTCCAAGTACAGCTGGCCGTGCTTCAACAAGAAGAGATCCAATTGCGGATTAGGCGGGATGATATTGATCGCCGCTTGAAAAATCTTCAGGATACGATTAATCGGGCTGAACAGCTTTCTGTACAGATGTCCGTGGTGTTTGACTTTTTATCAAGTGACCTTAAGCAAGTCGGCGAATACATTAAAGACGCCAATGAAAAGCAAGCGTTCGGCTTAAAAATAATCGAGGCACAGGAAGAAGAGCGTCGCCGTCTTTCCCGGGAAATCCATGACGGGCCAGCTCAGATGATGGCAAACGTTATGCTTCATTCAGAATTGATTGAACGGATTTACCAGGAACGGGGCATTGAGGAAGCGCTTAAAGAAATTCGCGGGTTGCGCCGTATGGTTCGTTCTTCATTGGCAGAGGTAAGAAGAATCATTTATGATTTGCGCCCGATGGCGTTGGATGATTTAGGGCTAGTGCCTACATTGAGAAAGTATTTGGAGAATATTGAAGAGCGTCATGGCTTAAAAGTCACTTTTAAACACTTTGGCGTTGAAAAGAGGCTTGCCCAACAATTTGAAATTGCGTTATTTCGCCTTGTGCAGGAAGCGGTGCAAAATGCGACTAAGCACGCAGAACCGACTGAAATTATCGTGAAGATTGAATTGAAACCAAAAAATGTAACGCTAGTCATTAGAGATGACGGCAAAGGATTTGACCTTTCTGAAAGAAAGGAATCTTCGTTTGGGTTAATAGGCATGAAAGAAAGGGTTAACATGCTAAATGGCAAAATGACGATTCATTCCAAACCGCAAGAAGGAACAAATATTTTGATTCAACTCCCTGTCTCTACGAATTAACGTCAACCCTTCCTATTTAATTTTACGACAGTTCTGCGCATAAAAAAGCAAGATGGTTAAAGTGAACATATACGGCTGTAATTGCCGGTCACAGCTAAAAAAATCGCAAATAATAGCATGTTTGGTAGAGAGGTGAAAACAATGATTACTCAAGAAACACAAGAAATTCGCATTGTCATTATAGACGACCATCCATTGTTTAAAGAAGGGGTAAAGCGGATTTTATCGATGGAGGAAAATTTTAATGTTGTTGCAGATGGGGAAGACGGATCGGAAGTTATCGATTTGGTTCGCCAACATCAGCCAGATGTCATTTTAATGGATATTAATATGCCAAAAACGAATGGCGTCGAAGCAACAAAAGACTTGATCAAGGCATTTCCAAAAGTGAAAGTAATTATTCTTTCCATTCATGATGATGAGTCTTATGTTTCCCATGTGTTACGTACAGGAGCCTCAGGTTACTTATTAAAAGAAATGGATGCGGAATCATTGGTTGAAGCTGTAAAAGTGGTGGCATCCGGCGGCGCTTATATTCATCCAAAAGTGACATCAAATTTGATTAAAGAATACCGTCGCCTCGCCCGCCAAGATGAGCAATACCAAGACTCGATCGGTTTCCGTGAAGTCGAGTATAGAAAGCCGCTTCATATTTTAACTAGGAGAGAGTGTGAAGTGCTTCAGCTTATGACGGATGGACAAAACAACCGGGCAATCGGCGAGTCGCTTTACATAAGCGAGAAGACAGTGAAAAACCATGTTAGCAACATTTTGCAAAAAATGAACGTGAAC is a genomic window of Shouchella clausii containing:
- a CDS encoding YigZ family protein, yielding MLPNYYTVKQAGEHEIIIQKSRFIAHFSRAETEEKALAFIESIKKQHWQATHNCSAYLIGEQNLIQKANDDGEPSGTAGVPMLEVLKKRNLKDTAVVVTRYFGGIKLGAGGLIRAYGGAVSEGLNAVGIVERTLMRLVHTTIDYTWLGKIENEIRQSPYLLQGIDYLDNVVIRTYVKEAETVTFKQWMTEQTNGQAKLSEGELVYLEKDVG
- a CDS encoding sensor histidine kinase, producing the protein MTDVTMLDHIITQTLDSVGTSREKIFEIGERSRNEYEYLKKELDQVKVKLTHVINDVDETVLKTKHARNRLAKVSKEFNRYTSEEVRTAYEQASDFQVQLAVLQQEEIQLRIRRDDIDRRLKNLQDTINRAEQLSVQMSVVFDFLSSDLKQVGEYIKDANEKQAFGLKIIEAQEEERRRLSREIHDGPAQMMANVMLHSELIERIYQERGIEEALKEIRGLRRMVRSSLAEVRRIIYDLRPMALDDLGLVPTLRKYLENIEERHGLKVTFKHFGVEKRLAQQFEIALFRLVQEAVQNATKHAEPTEIIVKIELKPKNVTLVIRDDGKGFDLSERKESSFGLIGMKERVNMLNGKMTIHSKPQEGTNILIQLPVSTN
- a CDS encoding response regulator transcription factor; amino-acid sequence: MITQETQEIRIVIIDDHPLFKEGVKRILSMEENFNVVADGEDGSEVIDLVRQHQPDVILMDINMPKTNGVEATKDLIKAFPKVKVIILSIHDDESYVSHVLRTGASGYLLKEMDAESLVEAVKVVASGGAYIHPKVTSNLIKEYRRLARQDEQYQDSIGFREVEYRKPLHILTRRECEVLQLMTDGQNNRAIGESLYISEKTVKNHVSNILQKMNVNDRTQAVVESIKKGYVIVR